A region of Acidobacteriota bacterium DNA encodes the following proteins:
- a CDS encoding HYR domain-containing protein: MAMCNFNVHGGPFTVTCTGSQTIPLPPGACSAAVGYPAPTTTGTCGTVTCVPASGSSFNLGTTTVTCTSAAGPSCSFTITLTDTQPPTVTCPANIVTNTAPNTCAANVTYTVPTASDNCTGATVTCTPASGSSFPKGTTTVTCTAKDTSNNMAMCTFTVTVNDNQNPTITCPANISIPAAAGQCSAVATYTTPTPTDNCPGATASCMPASGSTFAVGTTTVTCTATDASNNTASCTFTVTVNDTQNPTLTCPSNITTSATTGSCSATVTYTVPTASDNCPGVTVTCTPNTGSSFAVGTTTVTCTATDASNNTASCTFTVTVNDTQNPTVTCPANIVTNTAPNTCAANVTYTTPTASDNCPGATVTCTPASGSSFAKGVTTVTCTAKDASNNMAMCTFTVTVNDNQNPAITCPANISIPAAAGQCSAVATYTTPTPTDNCPGATASCVPASGSTFQKGVTTVTCTATDASNNTASCTFTVTVNDTQNPSITCPANISLNTAPGLCSAVATYTTPTPTDNCPGATAACVPASGSTFQKGVTTVTCTATDASNNTASCTFTVTVTDNQNPTITCPANQTVTSPGGPIVVNYPAPTANDNCPGVTTSCVPPSGSTFQLGTTTVTCTATDAASHTASCSFTVTVITCTSIVCPSDIFVGTTGSSTTVTYSLPTANGNCGTITCTPASGSTFNVGVTTVSCSSSIGNQTCAFRVTVNQVSNSISDPLICTGPGNNVSATLTISNNGNVNQNVVGTTTFTNLIGIPGTCVASIGSCTVTNSAVNYSGTLAPGQTATITYLTQVSDLALPGAQVCTNNSVTFNGGPPLLLSACGTVNCPAPGPGGLYPAASEASDQKAGSVLIYNIYTSNATNANAQNTRVNITNVHAVLPSYVHMFFVAEGCSIADSYICLTGNQTASFLASDLDPGTTGYLVAVAVDALGCPRNFNYLIGDEYVKFSSGHAANLAAESFAAIPGGRPACDQNAVIAMLNFDGVSYNRTPAVLALDSVGARADGNDTLLILNRIGGNLGIGASTLGTLFGVLYDDTEAALSFSVAGNCQLRNSLSNNFPRTTPRFETFIPAGRTGWLKVFNQTGAIGITGAAINFNANATSSAGAFTHGHNLHHLTLNATSSYVIPVFPPSC, translated from the coding sequence ATGGCTATGTGCAACTTCAACGTGCACGGCGGTCCCTTCACCGTCACCTGCACGGGAAGTCAGACGATCCCCCTTCCGCCCGGCGCCTGCTCGGCGGCAGTCGGGTATCCGGCCCCGACTACGACGGGGACTTGTGGAACGGTGACCTGCGTTCCGGCTTCCGGATCCAGCTTCAATCTCGGCACGACTACCGTCACCTGCACGAGCGCAGCCGGCCCAAGCTGTAGCTTCACCATCACGTTGACGGACACGCAACCGCCGACGGTGACCTGCCCGGCAAATATCGTCACCAACACTGCGCCCAACACCTGCGCGGCGAATGTGACCTATACGGTGCCAACGGCTTCGGATAACTGCACCGGAGCAACCGTGACGTGTACGCCGGCTTCGGGATCGAGCTTCCCGAAAGGCACAACCACCGTCACCTGCACGGCGAAAGACACTTCCAACAACATGGCGATGTGTACGTTCACGGTAACGGTCAACGACAACCAGAATCCGACCATCACTTGCCCGGCTAACATCAGCATTCCAGCAGCGGCAGGCCAATGTTCGGCGGTAGCGACCTACACGACGCCGACACCCACAGATAACTGCCCGGGAGCAACGGCTTCTTGTATGCCAGCGTCAGGTTCCACCTTCGCGGTCGGAACGACGACCGTCACCTGTACGGCAACGGATGCGTCCAACAACACGGCAAGCTGTACCTTCACGGTGACGGTCAATGACACGCAGAATCCGACGCTAACCTGCCCGTCGAACATCACGACCAGTGCCACGACGGGAAGCTGTTCGGCGACGGTGACCTACACGGTACCGACGGCTTCGGATAACTGTCCCGGAGTGACAGTGACTTGTACGCCTAACACCGGATCGAGCTTCGCGGTGGGAACGACCACAGTCACCTGCACGGCGACGGATGCTTCCAACAACACGGCATCTTGCACATTCACGGTGACAGTCAACGACACGCAAAACCCAACGGTGACGTGTCCAGCCAACATCGTGACGAATACTGCGCCAAACACTTGCGCAGCGAACGTGACATACACGACGCCGACGGCATCGGATAACTGTCCTGGGGCGACGGTGACCTGTACGCCTGCTTCCGGTTCCAGCTTCGCCAAAGGCGTGACAACGGTCACCTGCACGGCGAAAGATGCTTCCAATAATATGGCGATGTGCACTTTCACCGTGACAGTCAACGACAACCAGAATCCTGCGATCACCTGCCCGGCAAACATCAGCATTCCGGCAGCCGCAGGCCAGTGTTCGGCAGTGGCAACCTACACCACGCCGACGCCGACCGATAACTGTCCGGGAGCAACAGCATCGTGCGTACCGGCTTCAGGTTCCACATTCCAAAAAGGTGTGACCACGGTCACCTGCACGGCGACGGATGCTTCCAACAACACGGCAAGCTGCACTTTCACCGTGACGGTTAACGACACACAGAATCCGAGCATTACTTGCCCGGCAAACATCTCGCTGAACACGGCTCCGGGACTTTGCTCAGCAGTGGCGACATACACCACGCCGACGCCGACGGATAATTGTCCGGGAGCGACGGCAGCTTGCGTTCCGGCATCGGGTTCAACCTTCCAGAAAGGCGTGACGACGGTTACCTGCACGGCGACGGATGCTTCCAACAACACCGCGTCTTGCACATTCACGGTGACAGTCACGGATAATCAAAACCCGACCATCACCTGCCCGGCCAACCAAACGGTAACCAGTCCAGGCGGCCCGATTGTAGTCAACTATCCGGCTCCGACGGCAAACGACAATTGTCCGGGTGTGACAACCAGTTGCGTGCCTCCTTCCGGGTCAACCTTCCAGCTTGGCACGACGACGGTTACCTGCACCGCGACGGATGCGGCCAGCCATACGGCGAGCTGTTCGTTCACGGTGACGGTGATCACTTGCACCAGCATCGTTTGCCCATCGGATATTTTCGTGGGCACGACGGGCAGTTCGACGACAGTGACGTATTCGTTGCCGACAGCGAATGGCAATTGCGGGACGATTACTTGTACGCCTGCTTCCGGCTCGACTTTCAACGTTGGTGTGACGACGGTCAGTTGCTCCAGCAGCATTGGCAATCAGACTTGCGCCTTCCGCGTCACGGTCAACCAAGTGTCCAATTCAATCAGCGATCCGCTGATCTGTACCGGACCAGGCAACAATGTCAGCGCCACGCTGACGATCAGCAATAATGGCAACGTCAATCAAAACGTGGTGGGTACGACAACCTTCACCAATCTGATCGGTATACCCGGCACCTGTGTTGCCAGCATCGGCTCCTGCACTGTGACTAATTCCGCTGTGAATTACTCAGGCACCTTGGCTCCGGGACAGACGGCGACAATCACCTATCTGACGCAGGTCAGTGATTTGGCTCTGCCAGGTGCGCAGGTCTGCACGAATAACTCTGTCACCTTTAATGGAGGCCCGCCGTTATTGCTGTCGGCGTGCGGCACGGTGAATTGTCCGGCTCCTGGCCCAGGAGGGCTGTACCCTGCGGCTTCGGAGGCGAGCGATCAAAAGGCTGGAAGCGTGTTGATTTACAACATCTATACGTCAAACGCGACCAACGCCAATGCACAAAACACGCGCGTCAACATCACCAATGTGCATGCGGTGTTGCCATCCTATGTCCACATGTTCTTCGTGGCCGAAGGCTGCTCGATTGCCGACAGCTACATTTGCTTGACGGGCAATCAAACGGCGAGCTTCCTGGCCAGCGATCTCGATCCGGGAACAACGGGTTATCTGGTCGCGGTGGCGGTGGACGCCCTGGGTTGTCCGCGCAATTTCAACTATCTGATCGGGGATGAGTATGTGAAGTTCAGCAGCGGCCACGCCGCAAATCTGGCGGCGGAATCCTTCGCGGCGATTCCGGGAGGCCGACCGGCTTGTGACCAGAACGCAGTGATCGCAATGTTGAACTTTGACGGTGTGAGTTATAACCGAACGCCTGCGGTGTTAGCGCTGGATAGCGTTGGGGCGCGCGCCGACGGCAACGACACGCTGCTGATCCTGAACCGCATCGGCGGCAATCTGGGCATCGGCGCTTCCACGTTGGGAACTCTGTTCGGCGTGTTGTACGACGACACGGAAGCTGCCCTAAGCTTCTCCGTCGCGGGCAACTGCCAGTTACGCAACTCGTTGTCGAACAACTTCCCGCGCACGACGCCACGATTTGAGACCTTCATTCCGGCGGGAAGAACCGGCTGGCTGAAAGTCTTCAATCAGACGGGAGCCATCGGAATCACTGGCGCGGCGATCAACTTCAACGCAAACGCGACCAGTTCGGCTGGAGCCTTCACGCACGGGCACAATCTGCATCACCTGACGCTCAACGCAACCAGCAGCTACGTCATCCCCGTTTTCCCGCCAAGCTGTTGA
- a CDS encoding GntR family transcriptional regulator encodes MQIWLSKDSDVSIREQLMAQVKLAILSQDLKPGQRLPSTRELARRLKIHSNTVSAAYRELTERGWVEMRAGSGIYVRKFNREIELEAQLDLDNLIVEFLQVARRKGFSLAEVQARVKHWLRLQPPDHFLVIDPDPEFREILMAEIRIATGFRTLGASIEDCANRSNLVGAVPVALYGQAEIVSTALPPKMACLLIRTRSVTETLKGETPPSVEELITVASSWPTFLNYARSMLAAVKLDSDTLDFRDARQNGWQKGLRSASFVITDAATAAYIPPGIRTRIFQIISDASLVELRSYVEKFLTGSQS; translated from the coding sequence ATGCAAATTTGGCTTTCCAAAGACAGCGATGTTTCCATCCGCGAGCAATTGATGGCGCAGGTCAAGCTGGCCATTCTCAGCCAGGATTTGAAACCGGGACAGCGGTTGCCCAGCACGCGCGAACTGGCGCGACGGTTGAAAATTCACTCCAACACCGTCAGCGCCGCATATCGCGAATTGACCGAACGCGGTTGGGTGGAAATGCGCGCCGGAAGCGGAATTTATGTTCGCAAATTCAATCGCGAAATCGAACTGGAAGCCCAGCTCGATTTGGACAACCTGATCGTCGAGTTTTTGCAAGTCGCACGCCGCAAAGGGTTTTCCCTGGCAGAGGTGCAAGCGCGCGTCAAACACTGGTTGCGATTGCAACCGCCGGATCATTTTCTGGTCATTGACCCTGATCCAGAATTTCGCGAAATTCTGATGGCCGAAATCCGCATCGCTACAGGATTTCGGACTTTGGGGGCGAGCATTGAAGATTGCGCCAATCGCAGCAATCTGGTCGGCGCGGTTCCCGTCGCGCTGTATGGGCAGGCGGAAATTGTCTCAACCGCTTTGCCCCCGAAAATGGCTTGTCTGTTGATCCGCACTCGGTCGGTTACGGAAACTCTGAAGGGGGAAACGCCGCCTTCCGTTGAAGAGTTGATTACCGTAGCGTCAAGCTGGCCGACTTTTTTGAATTACGCGCGGTCAATGTTGGCCGCGGTCAAACTGGATTCTGACACTTTGGATTTCCGCGATGCGCGCCAAAATGGTTGGCAAAAAGGGCTACGCTCAGCTTCGTTTGTCATTACCGATGCCGCCACTGCCGCATATATCCCGCCCGGAATCCGCACTCGCATTTTTCAAATCATTTCCGATGCTTCGCTGGTTGAGCTTCGCAGTTATGTCGAAAAATTCCTGACTGGCTCCCAATCCTGA
- a CDS encoding Uma2 family endonuclease produces MTAIPVLKKHYTLDEYLELDKNSEERYEYFDGEVFAMAGGSPNHARAGGNVYALLQQKMRGRKCEAFNSEMKIKVPAALPYRYPDTSVVCGEPIFEDLNGQLMLVNPILIVEVLSPSTAVYDLNEKFTAYQSIESFQEYLIVSQDRPHVIQHIRQSKGRWLRIDIEGLDAEVALESVNVTLPLSEIYERVEFQTS; encoded by the coding sequence ATGACGGCAATTCCGGTTTTGAAGAAGCACTACACGCTCGATGAATATCTTGAGCTGGATAAGAACTCCGAAGAACGATACGAATACTTCGATGGCGAAGTATTCGCGATGGCAGGCGGCAGCCCGAACCACGCCCGCGCTGGCGGCAACGTTTATGCGTTGCTGCAACAAAAAATGCGCGGGCGTAAATGTGAGGCGTTCAATTCGGAAATGAAGATCAAGGTTCCTGCGGCTTTGCCCTACCGCTACCCAGATACTTCAGTGGTTTGCGGCGAACCGATCTTTGAGGACCTGAATGGGCAACTCATGCTGGTCAATCCGATTTTGATCGTTGAGGTGCTTTCGCCGTCAACGGCGGTCTATGACCTCAACGAAAAGTTCACCGCGTACCAGTCCATTGAATCGTTCCAGGAATATCTGATTGTTTCGCAGGATCGGCCGCACGTCATCCAACACATTCGCCAGTCGAAAGGGCGTTGGTTGAGAATTGACATCGAAGGTCTGGATGCCGAGGTGGCGCTTGAATCCGTCAATGTGACCTTGCCGCTCAGTGAAATTTATGAGCGGGTGGAATTTCAAACCTCCTGA
- a CDS encoding PQQ-like beta-propeller repeat protein, giving the protein MQKLRLSVLFFVLMLSSMTAGAPASFADGDWPQWRGANRNGLSPETGLLKQWPSTGPKSLWAISGIGEGFGSMAIVGDRIYVQGTRSEASVVFALNRPDGKTVWSTALGPKGDERRGNGPRATPTTDGDRLYVLTENGDLACLRARDGSAVWRKNILKEFGGSNPGWLISESPLVDGNKLIVSPGGRDAGIVALDKMSGQTVWKTAGLSDEAAYSSCIAADIGGVRTIMNFTSRAAVGVRATDGKLMWQYNKAANGTANCTTPVFADNKVFFSSAYGTGGALLNLSAQGGEVRQQEAYFTREMMNHHGGIVLVNGYLYGFSNEALTCLEFATGKRMWVNRSVGKGSLTYADGMLYLLSENHVVGLADATPSGYNEKGRFTIPDQGKNSWAHPVVAGGKLYIRDQGTLACYDVKGR; this is encoded by the coding sequence ATGCAAAAGCTTCGATTGTCGGTATTGTTTTTTGTACTGATGTTGTCTTCGATGACTGCGGGAGCGCCCGCTTCCTTTGCGGATGGGGATTGGCCGCAATGGCGTGGAGCCAATCGCAACGGTTTGTCGCCGGAAACCGGGTTATTAAAACAGTGGCCCTCGACAGGGCCAAAATCTTTGTGGGCGATTTCGGGGATTGGTGAAGGGTTTGGCTCGATGGCGATTGTTGGTGATCGAATTTATGTGCAGGGAACTCGAAGCGAAGCCAGCGTTGTTTTTGCGCTGAACCGTCCTGACGGCAAAACAGTGTGGTCAACGGCCCTGGGGCCAAAGGGCGACGAGCGAAGAGGGAACGGACCGCGCGCTACGCCAACCACGGATGGAGACAGGTTGTATGTGTTGACGGAAAACGGTGATCTGGCTTGTTTGCGCGCACGCGACGGGTCGGCTGTTTGGCGAAAGAACATTTTGAAAGAATTTGGCGGCAGCAATCCCGGATGGTTGATCAGTGAATCGCCGCTGGTAGATGGCAACAAATTGATCGTCTCGCCCGGCGGACGTGATGCGGGTATCGTCGCTTTGGACAAAATGTCCGGCCAGACGGTTTGGAAAACCGCGGGCTTGAGCGATGAAGCGGCGTATTCGTCCTGCATTGCGGCGGATATTGGCGGCGTGCGAACGATTATGAACTTTACTTCCAGAGCCGCTGTCGGCGTTCGAGCCACGGACGGGAAGCTGATGTGGCAATACAACAAAGCTGCCAACGGGACAGCCAATTGCACAACGCCGGTGTTTGCCGACAACAAGGTTTTCTTCTCCTCCGCGTATGGAACGGGCGGAGCGCTGCTGAATCTTTCCGCGCAAGGCGGCGAAGTGAGGCAGCAAGAAGCTTATTTCACGCGCGAAATGATGAATCACCACGGCGGCATCGTGTTGGTCAACGGGTATCTGTACGGTTTTTCCAATGAAGCGTTGACGTGTCTGGAATTCGCGACCGGGAAACGCATGTGGGTGAATCGCAGCGTCGGCAAAGGCTCGCTGACGTATGCTGACGGGATGCTGTATTTGCTGAGCGAAAACCATGTCGTCGGTTTGGCTGATGCGACACCGAGCGGGTACAACGAAAAAGGGCGATTTACGATTCCCGATCAAGGCAAAAACAGTTGGGCGCATCCGGTTGTGGCAGGCGGCAAACTCTACATCCGCGACCAGGGCACGCTGGCCTGTTACGATGTCAAAGGAAGATGA
- a CDS encoding GntR family transcriptional regulator yields MNPDALGQIKPITKKDQIVISVKNAILAGKLESGDPIVENKIAQQLGVGTPLVREALIELEHQGFVQKVPFKGTIVTKLSRDDVDDIFRLRAELEALAIEWAKENVTEADLAKLRALTDGMKKAAMALDLPVFYENDLAFHRKIWELAGNTYLAEALEKVVVPLFAFFVMKNVREQVNYIDSAAKHAEIIAVLENKKDKQIRQKMKGSVEYWQDEILSKLFPKRKP; encoded by the coding sequence ATGAACCCAGACGCTTTGGGTCAGATCAAACCGATCACCAAAAAAGATCAGATCGTCATTTCGGTCAAAAACGCCATTTTGGCCGGTAAGTTGGAATCCGGTGATCCCATTGTTGAAAACAAAATCGCGCAGCAGTTGGGCGTGGGAACCCCTTTGGTGCGGGAAGCTTTGATCGAATTGGAGCATCAAGGGTTTGTCCAGAAAGTTCCCTTCAAAGGAACCATCGTCACCAAATTGAGTCGTGATGACGTGGATGACATTTTTCGGCTGCGTGCTGAACTTGAAGCACTGGCCATTGAATGGGCAAAGGAAAATGTGACGGAGGCTGATCTGGCAAAATTGCGCGCGCTAACGGATGGTATGAAAAAAGCCGCAATGGCATTGGATTTACCCGTGTTTTATGAAAACGACTTGGCGTTTCATCGCAAGATTTGGGAATTGGCGGGGAACACTTATTTGGCAGAGGCGCTGGAAAAAGTCGTCGTGCCATTGTTCGCTTTCTTTGTCATGAAAAATGTTCGTGAGCAGGTCAATTACATAGACAGCGCCGCCAAGCATGCGGAGATTATCGCTGTTCTGGAGAACAAGAAAGACAAACAGATTCGCCAGAAGATGAAAGGTTCGGTTGAATACTGGCAGGACGAGATTCTGAGCAAGCTATTTCCGAAACGAAAACCCTAA
- a CDS encoding beta-lactamase family protein: MWPFRRLASALPLLIVFSTIALAQQIDVHRNIPLIEKMIAEEMEKNSVPGLSVAIALNGKVVYEKGFGFADLEQKVPFTPQTVSRIGSISKTFTALSVMQLVEQGKIKLDDEVQTYVPTFPRKSAPITIRQLLGHQGGIRHYKGNEMLSNVHYDDVESALAIFKDDPLVNEPGEKYSYSTYGFNLLSRVVEVTSGETFLDYLNKHIISPLGLKQTYPDRPPNLIPLRARNYTKTRSGPLENAPAVDQSNKWGGGGLLSTVEDLIKYAASYDGNTLAKPETIKLMFTAQNTRDGKPTAYGFGWALANDQGKRRVEHSGGSIGATAILTKYPEQGLIIAALVNCDHYGAAQFKTRIAKILLEAQSSTR, translated from the coding sequence ATGTGGCCTTTTCGTCGCCTGGCATCTGCGCTTCCCCTCTTGATCGTCTTTTCGACCATTGCACTGGCACAGCAAATTGATGTTCACCGCAACATTCCGCTGATTGAAAAGATGATCGCCGAAGAGATGGAAAAGAACTCCGTCCCAGGATTATCCGTAGCCATCGCCTTGAACGGCAAGGTCGTTTATGAAAAAGGATTTGGCTTTGCCGATCTGGAGCAGAAAGTTCCTTTCACGCCGCAAACCGTTTCGCGTATCGGTTCAATTTCCAAAACCTTCACGGCATTGTCCGTTATGCAACTGGTAGAGCAAGGCAAGATCAAGCTCGACGACGAAGTGCAGACTTACGTTCCCACGTTTCCACGCAAATCAGCGCCAATCACAATTCGCCAGTTGCTGGGCCATCAAGGCGGCATTCGACATTACAAAGGCAATGAGATGCTCAGCAATGTGCATTACGACGATGTCGAATCGGCGCTGGCAATTTTCAAAGACGATCCGCTGGTCAACGAGCCGGGCGAAAAATACAGTTATTCGACATACGGCTTCAACCTGCTCAGCCGTGTAGTCGAAGTCACTTCCGGAGAAACCTTTCTCGATTACCTGAACAAACACATCATCTCGCCTCTGGGCCTGAAGCAAACCTACCCCGACCGACCGCCCAACCTGATCCCGCTTCGTGCGCGCAATTACACGAAAACTCGGAGTGGCCCGCTTGAAAACGCTCCCGCCGTGGATCAAAGCAACAAATGGGGCGGCGGCGGACTGCTCTCAACCGTTGAAGATTTGATCAAATATGCCGCATCTTACGATGGCAACACATTGGCCAAGCCGGAGACCATCAAGCTGATGTTCACCGCGCAAAACACGCGCGACGGCAAACCGACGGCGTATGGATTTGGATGGGCGCTGGCGAATGATCAGGGAAAACGCCGCGTCGAACATTCGGGCGGCTCCATCGGTGCGACAGCCATCCTGACTAAATATCCTGAACAGGGATTGATCATCGCGGCCCTGGTCAATTGCGATCATTACGGCGCGGCCCAGTTCAAAACCCGAATTGCCAAGATCCTTCTGGAGGCGCAGTCCTCAACCAGGTGA
- a CDS encoding EamA family transporter codes for MSALTSPQIKDHGHSARGYLLAAGAAAFWGFSGVVTSYLLRRRQMRPDDLLVFRTGFAALILFGWLRLTSKHLIKIRLSDVPYFALLGLIGLVANQGFYYLALTRVSVGYALMLQYLAPIFLMAYGVTSKTERLTTGKIVSAVLALTGAALMLFGQPGGIGQISWLGTLCAIGSGIGFAFYTAYGKHGLRRYDSRTMMAYAFFFAALIWLVIRPPWKIAWASYDASMWAFFFYLGAVATVLPFAFYLASLKHLEASRTSLTSILEPVVAAMAAWVWLGQTLLPLQIAGGLAVLLGVLLLQVESLLTKRNLNQIVASLFFNL; via the coding sequence GTGAGCGCACTGACTTCTCCTCAAATCAAAGATCATGGCCACTCGGCAAGAGGTTATTTGCTGGCGGCAGGCGCGGCAGCGTTCTGGGGATTTTCCGGCGTTGTCACCAGTTATTTGCTGCGACGCAGGCAAATGCGCCCGGACGATTTGCTGGTGTTTCGCACAGGCTTTGCCGCGCTGATTTTATTTGGCTGGTTGCGATTAACGTCCAAACACCTGATTAAAATTCGCCTGTCGGATGTTCCCTATTTTGCTTTGTTGGGCTTGATCGGCCTGGTTGCCAATCAGGGGTTTTACTATCTGGCGCTGACCAGGGTCAGCGTCGGTTACGCATTGATGCTGCAATATCTGGCGCCGATTTTTCTGATGGCGTATGGCGTGACGTCGAAAACCGAACGATTGACGACGGGCAAAATCGTTTCCGCCGTTTTGGCGCTGACCGGTGCGGCGCTGATGCTGTTTGGCCAACCCGGAGGCATCGGACAGATTTCCTGGCTTGGAACGTTGTGCGCGATCGGTTCCGGGATCGGATTTGCGTTCTACACCGCATACGGCAAACACGGACTGCGCCGATATGATTCACGGACGATGATGGCGTATGCATTTTTCTTTGCGGCATTGATCTGGCTGGTGATACGTCCGCCGTGGAAAATTGCCTGGGCGAGTTACGATGCTTCGATGTGGGCGTTTTTCTTCTATCTGGGAGCAGTGGCAACCGTGCTTCCCTTTGCATTCTATCTGGCCAGCTTGAAACATCTGGAAGCCAGTCGCACCAGCCTGACCTCGATTCTGGAGCCGGTCGTTGCGGCGATGGCGGCTTGGGTCTGGCTTGGCCAGACCCTTTTGCCGCTGCAAATCGCTGGCGGATTGGCAGTATTGCTTGGCGTTCTTTTATTACAAGTCGAATCTTTGCTGACCAAACGAAACCTCAATCAAATTGTGGCCTCGTTATTTTTCAACCTGTAA
- a CDS encoding BON domain-containing protein has protein sequence MKNVFFALFIVATLLVASGVSANSSFEPQKKKKKLEQRTQTERDSREVERLAKAVRKELVTIPTFGVFDWLEGNVEPDGTVHLRGEVTRPTIKKDAERRVRKLEGVASVDSRIEVLPLSPNDDRLRRAVYRELFNSGSPLFRYGQGAVPSIHIIIKNGRLTLKGVVSSKSDSDLAKLKAGTVSGLFEVQSELQVEK, from the coding sequence ATGAAGAATGTTTTCTTTGCGCTGTTTATTGTCGCGACGTTGCTGGTTGCGTCCGGCGTTTCCGCCAATAGTTCGTTTGAGCCTCAAAAGAAAAAGAAAAAGCTGGAACAGCGGACGCAGACGGAGCGCGATTCGAGAGAGGTTGAGCGGTTGGCCAAGGCAGTTCGGAAGGAACTGGTGACGATTCCGACATTCGGCGTGTTTGATTGGTTGGAAGGAAACGTCGAACCCGATGGCACAGTTCATTTGCGTGGAGAAGTGACCCGGCCAACGATCAAAAAAGATGCGGAACGGCGCGTTCGCAAGCTCGAAGGCGTCGCAAGCGTTGATAGCAGAATCGAAGTTTTGCCTTTGTCTCCGAACGATGATCGGCTCAGAAGAGCTGTGTATCGTGAACTGTTCAATAGCGGCTCGCCGCTGTTTCGTTACGGCCAAGGAGCAGTTCCCTCCATCCATATCATCATCAAAAACGGACGGCTGACGTTGAAAGGCGTTGTGTCTTCAAAGTCCGACAGCGATTTGGCTAAGCTCAAAGCCGGCACAGTGTCAGGTTTGTTCGAAGTCCAAAGCGAATTACAGGTTGAAAAATAA